A stretch of the Candidatus Poribacteria bacterium genome encodes the following:
- a CDS encoding TatD family hydrolase: protein MLIDSHAHIQLDRFDADREVVLERAQEAGVHAILVIGFDIETSRGAIALAEKHDQVYATVGMHPHDAKDLHDETIHIFRDLAAHPRVLALGEMGLDYYRDFSPRPIQKAAFERQLDLAEELDLPIVIHNREAYHDILPILQARRGRVRGVMHCFSADVEIMRQSLALGFHIGIGGPVTYRKSDALQEVAQKVPADALLVETDCPWLAPQFRRGKRNEPAYVRATAEKKEIGEITTQNFEGLFITS, encoded by the coding sequence ATGCTCATAGATTCGCACGCCCACATTCAATTAGATAGATTTGATGCAGATCGGGAAGTTGTTTTAGAACGGGCGCAAGAAGCTGGGGTGCACGCAATTTTAGTTATTGGGTTTGATATAGAGACTAGCCGTGGGGCGATTGCACTCGCGGAGAAACATGACCAAGTCTATGCAACTGTTGGCATGCATCCACATGATGCGAAGGATTTGCATGACGAGACTATACACATCTTTCGTGACCTTGCTGCCCATCCGAGGGTATTAGCACTCGGTGAGATGGGTTTGGATTACTATCGTGACTTCTCGCCTCGTCCGATTCAGAAAGCGGCGTTTGAACGTCAGCTAGATCTGGCGGAGGAATTGGACCTCCCGATTGTCATCCACAACCGTGAAGCCTACCACGACATCCTCCCAATTTTGCAAGCACGCCGCGGCAGGGTGCGTGGTGTAATGCACTGTTTTTCGGCTGATGTTGAAATTATGCGCCAGAGTCTCGCGCTCGGATTTCACATCGGCATCGGTGGTCCGGTGACTTATCGCAAGTCAGACGCTTTGCAGGAGGTCGCGCAAAAAGTCCCTGCGGACGCCTTACTGGTGGAAACGGATTGTCCGTGGCTAGCGCCACAATTTCGACGTGGGAAGCGTAACGAGCCGGCTTATGTTCGCGCTACAGCGGAGAAGAAAGAAATTGGTGAGATAACGACACAAAATTTTGAAGGGTTGTTTATCACGTCATGA
- the dgoD gene encoding galactonate dehydratase encodes MKITKVETFLVKPRWLFLKIHTDEGLVGLGEPILEGRAKTCAQAVDELAPYLIGKDPRRVVHHWQAMYRHAFYRGGPIMTSALSGVDQALWDLAGKSLGVPVYQLLGGPTRDRIRLYKGGGDPETIKEWVDKGFTAFKTGVSGGRPARLIESKGFVAELREAAGPDVDIGIDFHGAISPQTAKLLIRALEPYQPMFVEEPCQCQNVDVMAEIARGTHLPIATGERIFTKWGFREILEKGAASILQPDLCHAGGISEVRLIAGMAEAYYAGLAPHNPLGPISLAACIQLDASIPNFLAQEHTTLGEGYLKNPFVFKDGFVELPTGPGLGIELDEDAMEDKIDHDWQNGQTYDPDDGSVIDW; translated from the coding sequence GTGAAAATTACAAAGGTCGAGACATTTTTAGTTAAACCCCGTTGGCTCTTTTTGAAGATTCACACCGATGAGGGGTTGGTGGGGCTTGGTGAACCAATCCTCGAAGGACGCGCCAAGACCTGTGCACAAGCTGTTGATGAGCTGGCGCCCTATCTGATTGGGAAAGATCCACGGCGTGTTGTCCATCATTGGCAGGCAATGTATCGCCACGCATTCTACCGTGGAGGTCCCATCATGACAAGCGCATTGAGTGGCGTAGATCAAGCGCTCTGGGATCTTGCTGGGAAATCACTTGGTGTTCCTGTCTACCAGTTGTTGGGTGGTCCCACACGCGATCGCATCCGTTTGTACAAAGGTGGCGGTGATCCTGAGACGATCAAAGAGTGGGTCGATAAAGGGTTCACAGCATTTAAGACAGGTGTTTCTGGCGGGAGGCCCGCCCGGCTAATTGAATCGAAGGGATTTGTTGCCGAATTGCGCGAAGCCGCTGGGCCTGATGTCGATATTGGAATTGACTTCCACGGTGCAATCAGTCCGCAGACAGCAAAACTACTGATTCGTGCGTTAGAACCTTACCAGCCGATGTTTGTCGAGGAACCGTGTCAATGTCAGAATGTAGATGTGATGGCGGAAATTGCGCGTGGCACACATTTGCCGATTGCTACTGGAGAACGGATTTTCACTAAGTGGGGCTTCCGTGAAATATTGGAGAAGGGTGCTGCTTCTATTCTGCAACCGGATCTGTGCCATGCGGGTGGAATCAGTGAAGTCCGACTCATTGCGGGCATGGCGGAGGCATACTACGCTGGTCTGGCGCCTCACAATCCGTTGGGCCCGATTTCACTTGCGGCGTGCATTCAGCTGGATGCGTCGATTCCCAACTTCCTCGCGCAGGAGCATACGACGTTAGGGGAGGGTTACCTCAAGAACCCATTTGTTTTCAAGGACGGCTTCGTGGAGTTACCGACCGGTCCCGGTTTGGGGATTGAACTTGATGAGGATGCGATGGAGGATAAGATCGACCATGACTGGCAGAACGGTCAGACTTATGATCCAGATGATGGGTCGGTGATCGACTGGTAG
- a CDS encoding phytanoyl-CoA dioxygenase family protein — protein sequence MLTAEQESYFDTFGFLFMRRYFSSEEMSEITYEFDKVLTEESGGKPFTGEEQHTTTIVEQNSFFTQLVEADRIYKIIGQLMPGEFIWSGSEGNLTAHSEHRWHADRQGVAEVDYLRIKVMIYLDPVTKERGCLRVIPGSHRLPLHMDLEPLIAQKPDSSPTTFGVSGSELPCFPLEAQPGDVVFFNHCLWHGMFGGWSGRRYIALKFAAKPTTEAHMASLRRWSPYALKPNAAFVNSDRPRIQSMMKGVPGIGSGG from the coding sequence ATGTTAACAGCGGAGCAGGAATCGTATTTCGACACTTTTGGTTTTCTCTTTATGCGGCGTTACTTCTCATCGGAGGAGATGAGCGAGATTACTTATGAATTCGACAAGGTACTAACGGAAGAGAGCGGTGGCAAGCCCTTTACCGGGGAGGAACAGCATACGACAACCATCGTTGAGCAAAATTCCTTTTTCACACAACTTGTCGAGGCTGATCGCATCTACAAGATCATTGGACAGTTGATGCCGGGTGAGTTCATCTGGTCTGGCTCTGAAGGCAACCTTACCGCCCATAGCGAGCACCGATGGCATGCGGATCGGCAAGGTGTGGCGGAGGTTGATTACCTGCGGATTAAGGTGATGATCTATCTCGATCCAGTGACGAAGGAACGGGGTTGCCTACGCGTTATCCCGGGTTCACACCGGCTGCCCCTCCACATGGATCTTGAGCCGCTGATCGCCCAGAAACCGGATTCGAGCCCAACGACCTTCGGAGTTTCCGGATCAGAATTACCGTGCTTTCCTCTCGAAGCGCAGCCCGGCGATGTCGTGTTCTTCAATCACTGTCTGTGGCACGGGATGTTTGGTGGTTGGTCGGGTCGTCGCTATATCGCTCTGAAATTTGCCGCCAAACCGACAACTGAGGCACACATGGCTTCTTTACGGCGTTGGTCGCCCTATGCCCTGAAGCCCAATGCGGCGTTTGTGAATAGTGATCGACCGCGAATTCAGAGCATGATGAAAGGCGTTCCGGGAATTGGATCGGGTGGTTAA
- a CDS encoding LamG domain-containing protein, with translation MKRLLFVALAITFLTGAYAAAQMAVFIDGADFESYVSAPAGPCFDKDICCPFTIEAWFKPFDSQGERMILNKEDTWETANKDGLFQSAVARANDVGRNDGWTWHNSELSVGVNVWNHGAMSWDPPKVQMYLNGKEGAIHEWGGKELTWDHQDTFKMGRRERGGATHSVYFGLIDEVRISKGQRYKGDYEVPETEFVPDADTTAIYHLNEVEGAASIVNAAKEGGHANPCPDATLEGAAELQEVDDQPFEPFAVEPGGKMTTTWGHVKDRPVY, from the coding sequence GTGAAACGCCTATTATTTGTTGCACTCGCAATAACTTTCCTTACAGGTGCTTACGCAGCAGCACAAATGGCAGTGTTTATTGATGGTGCCGACTTTGAGAGTTACGTGTCAGCACCTGCTGGTCCATGTTTTGATAAAGATATCTGTTGCCCATTCACCATCGAAGCGTGGTTCAAGCCGTTCGATTCCCAAGGGGAACGCATGATTCTCAATAAAGAGGACACGTGGGAAACCGCTAACAAAGATGGCCTCTTCCAATCTGCTGTGGCACGTGCCAATGATGTGGGTAGGAATGATGGTTGGACATGGCATAATAGCGAACTCAGTGTCGGCGTCAATGTTTGGAACCATGGCGCAATGAGCTGGGATCCGCCGAAGGTCCAAATGTATCTCAACGGCAAAGAAGGAGCAATACACGAATGGGGCGGCAAGGAACTGACGTGGGACCATCAGGATACCTTCAAGATGGGTAGGCGTGAACGTGGTGGCGCGACCCACTCTGTCTATTTCGGACTGATTGATGAGGTACGTATCTCGAAGGGTCAACGCTACAAGGGCGACTACGAGGTGCCTGAAACCGAGTTTGTGCCGGATGCAGATACGACAGCCATCTATCATCTCAATGAAGTTGAAGGTGCAGCCTCGATTGTAAATGCTGCCAAAGAGGGTGGCCATGCTAACCCGTGTCCAGATGCTACGCTTGAAGGGGCAGCTGAACTCCAAGAAGTTGATGACCAACCTTTTGAGCCGTTCGCTGTTGAACCCGGTGGCAAGATGACAACAACGTGGGGACATGTTAAAGACCGTCCAGTATACTAA
- a CDS encoding MFS transporter: MLNKSVIGNAKRLMSGNIMIFSITGLLGNFARAMVFPYASLYVLALGGDARTIGWVNFLRPLAGLIVFPIAGFLSDRASRVKLIVLSNYLSVAFLLIYVLAFRWEVVAIASLMSGLVVLGFPPRSALIADSLSPEDRGRGIATMDVISSGLSIFAPYIAGLVVESSGPNTGVRTLYGAMLVLYFASAVIHVRFLKESRSKRHTRLTVSSFPKLLTESYGGMPTLLRDLPASLKALAGVIILSFMANGVASPFWVVYAIEQIGLSSSQWGLILLCETALRLLILIPAGVGVDRWGRTTSLLVALLLSTVAVPLFILAKGFTAVLLIRLVIAVASAITLPACTALVADIAPRKIRGQVMAALGQGGVMIGAAGGGTGGPGTGFLITLPLMIASLAGGYLYAQNPTYPWIFVLIVATLATILTALFIRDPKQAEI; encoded by the coding sequence TGCGATGGTTTTTCCTTACGCATCACTGTATGTTCTGGCTCTCGGTGGGGATGCCAGAACTATCGGTTGGGTAAACTTTCTCAGACCACTGGCTGGGTTGATTGTATTTCCCATCGCCGGCTTTCTGTCCGATCGCGCCAGTCGAGTTAAACTCATCGTGCTGAGTAACTATCTCTCCGTCGCCTTCCTTCTAATATATGTCCTTGCGTTTAGATGGGAAGTGGTTGCCATCGCTTCACTGATGAGCGGTTTGGTGGTTTTGGGATTTCCACCCCGGTCCGCGCTGATTGCCGACTCATTGTCCCCAGAAGACCGTGGCAGAGGCATCGCGACGATGGACGTCATTTCGAGCGGTCTTTCCATCTTCGCGCCTTACATCGCTGGTCTCGTTGTAGAGTCCTCTGGTCCAAATACTGGTGTCCGGACGCTGTATGGGGCGATGCTGGTATTGTACTTCGCTTCCGCTGTTATACATGTCCGCTTCCTCAAAGAATCGAGATCGAAGCGCCATACCCGCCTGACGGTTTCTTCCTTCCCAAAGCTGCTTACCGAATCGTATGGTGGAATGCCCACATTGTTGCGGGATTTACCCGCCTCTCTGAAGGCATTAGCCGGCGTCATTATCCTCAGTTTTATGGCCAATGGAGTGGCGAGTCCCTTCTGGGTGGTCTACGCTATAGAGCAAATTGGCTTATCTTCATCGCAGTGGGGACTGATCTTGCTTTGTGAGACAGCATTGCGACTTTTGATACTCATCCCAGCAGGAGTTGGCGTTGACCGTTGGGGCAGGACGACCTCACTGTTGGTAGCCTTGCTCCTTTCAACGGTAGCAGTACCACTGTTCATCCTTGCGAAAGGTTTCACCGCTGTTCTTCTGATACGGTTAGTGATTGCAGTGGCATCTGCCATTACTCTCCCTGCGTGCACTGCGCTAGTGGCAGACATCGCGCCACGAAAGATTCGGGGACAGGTGATGGCAGCGTTGGGACAAGGTGGAGTCATGATTGGTGCCGCAGGGGGCGGAACTGGTGGTCCTGGTACCGGTTTTCTCATCACCCTGCCCTTGATGATAGCATCCCTTGCGGGAGGCTACCTCTACGCCCAAAACCCAACCTATCCATGGATCTTCGTTCTTATCGTCGCTACACTCGCGACCATCTTGACTGCGCTTTTCATCCGCGATCCGAAGCAGGCAGAGATATAA